A genomic stretch from Fodinibius salinus includes:
- the hutI gene encoding imidazolonepropionase: MPVLKNIGYLATCKDKGEQDDIHTIGQAAIAWEGDTIKWVGEEASIPDQYVRGKIYDANGKMVIPGLVDCHTHLAFGGWRPDEFEMRVRGESYLDIAQAGGGILSTVKATREATENELFEKASGFLEEIAKQGVTAVECKSGYGLSLKHELKTLRVYKRLEEESPLHIAPTFLGAHTIPPEYKENREAYIELLIDEMIPAVAESELADFCDIFTEESAFNIEESRKILLAAKVAGLIPKLHADQLTSCGGAELAAEVEAASADHLEKVSEQGIKDMAKAGVVGVTLPLASLYTQEEPLNCRKLVDGGVDVAVATDFNPGSAPTYDLPLAMMLTCNQGRLTPAEALKGATVYAAKAIKRNHKIGSIEPGKSADFAVIDAPDPNFWMYHYKGANCVTSYVSGQKIA; the protein is encoded by the coding sequence ATGCCTGTATTAAAGAACATTGGTTATCTGGCAACGTGTAAGGATAAAGGCGAACAGGATGATATCCATACGATTGGCCAGGCCGCTATCGCTTGGGAAGGAGATACCATTAAATGGGTTGGGGAAGAAGCGAGCATACCGGATCAGTATGTTCGGGGAAAAATATATGATGCCAATGGTAAAATGGTTATACCCGGCTTAGTTGATTGTCACACCCATTTAGCTTTTGGCGGCTGGCGACCGGATGAATTCGAGATGCGGGTACGGGGAGAAAGTTATCTGGATATTGCCCAAGCCGGTGGTGGAATTTTATCCACAGTGAAAGCTACGCGAGAGGCTACAGAAAATGAACTTTTTGAAAAAGCATCCGGTTTTCTTGAGGAGATTGCCAAACAGGGAGTAACTGCCGTAGAGTGTAAAAGTGGATATGGGTTATCTCTAAAACATGAGCTAAAGACTTTACGAGTATATAAACGTCTTGAGGAAGAAAGTCCGTTGCATATCGCTCCTACTTTTTTGGGTGCGCATACCATTCCACCTGAGTACAAAGAAAATCGTGAAGCCTACATTGAGTTATTAATAGATGAGATGATTCCGGCCGTTGCCGAAAGTGAGTTGGCGGACTTTTGTGATATCTTTACTGAAGAATCGGCCTTTAATATAGAAGAGTCGCGCAAAATATTACTGGCAGCTAAAGTGGCGGGATTGATTCCTAAGCTTCATGCCGATCAGCTTACCTCTTGTGGGGGCGCAGAGCTGGCGGCCGAGGTAGAAGCAGCCAGTGCTGATCACCTGGAAAAGGTATCTGAACAAGGAATTAAGGATATGGCCAAAGCCGGTGTCGTGGGTGTAACCTTGCCCTTGGCGTCGCTTTATACTCAGGAAGAACCGTTAAACTGTCGTAAGCTAGTTGATGGTGGCGTGGATGTAGCGGTAGCCACTGATTTTAATCCGGGTTCAGCTCCCACCTACGATTTGCCGCTGGCAATGATGTTAACTTGTAATCAAGGGCGATTAACACCTGCAGAGGCTTTGAAGGGGGCAACGGTGTATGCTGCCAAAGCAATAAAGCGCAATCATAAAATCGGTTCTATTGAACCGGGTAAATCAGCAGATTTTGCAGTTATTGATGCGCCCGATCCTAATTTTTGGATGTATCATTATAAGGGAGCAAATTGCGTGACCTCTTATGTAAGTGGACAAAAGATTGCGTGA
- a CDS encoding DUF456 domain-containing protein, whose amino-acid sequence METILIILAALLIVAGFIGALLPVVPGPPISYLGLLVLQLTSAHPFSLQFFIIWGLIVATLMILDNVIPAYGTKKFGGSAYGIWGCVIGMVIGIFFSPIGLVVGPLVGAFSGELIGGKTSYQAMRSAVGSFLGFMVSTVLKLIASGMMGYYFFMNL is encoded by the coding sequence ATGGAAACTATTCTTATCATTTTAGCCGCACTGCTCATTGTTGCAGGATTTATAGGAGCTTTGTTACCCGTTGTGCCAGGTCCGCCTATAAGCTATTTGGGATTACTTGTTTTACAGTTAACGTCTGCTCATCCGTTCAGTTTGCAATTTTTTATTATTTGGGGCCTCATTGTCGCTACGTTAATGATTTTGGATAATGTGATTCCTGCTTATGGCACTAAAAAGTTTGGCGGTTCGGCCTATGGTATCTGGGGATGTGTAATAGGAATGGTTATTGGTATTTTCTTTTCACCTATAGGATTAGTTGTGGGTCCCTTAGTTGGTGCGTTTTCCGGTGAACTCATTGGTGGAAAAACTTCGTACCAAGCCATGCGTTCGGCAGTAGGGTCATTTTTAGGATTTATGGTCAGTACCGTATTGAAACTTATAGCAAGCGGAATGATGGGATACTACTTTTTTATGAATTTGTAA
- the hutU gene encoding urocanate hydratase: protein MSTNSGVVKNIKAPTGTDLQCKGWHQEAALRMLMNNLDPEVAEKPDDLIVYGGGGKAARNWESYHKITETLKRLEDDETMLVQSGKPVGVFQTHEEAPRVLIANAHLVPNWANWDEFRRLDKMGLTMYGQMTAGSWIYIGTQGILQGTYETFAECARQKFDGTLQGQLVVTAGLGGMGGAQPLAATMNGAAFIGIEVDEHRIDRRVETGYCDIKCTNLDEAIEKALDAKEKGEALSIGLLGNVAEVLPKMVDKGVIPDVLTDQTSAHDLKLGYIPVGYTLDEAEEKRESDPEGYQSDVLDSMETHVSTMLKMQDEGAITFDYGNNLRGQVADHRGMEEAFNFPGFVPAFIRPLFCRGSGPFRWAALSGNPEDIYTTDQAVLEAFPEKESLNRWIHKAQDQVQFQGLPSRICWLEYGERAEMGVKFNWLVKKGKVDAPLVIGRDHLDTGSVASPNRETEGMKDGSDAIADWPLLNAMLNTASGASWVSLHHGGGVGIGYSIHAGMVCVADGTEMADERLERVLTNDPGSGVMRHADAGYDEAIKTAKERGVDLPMVE from the coding sequence ATGAGTACTAATTCAGGCGTCGTTAAAAATATTAAAGCACCAACCGGAACCGATTTGCAGTGTAAGGGATGGCACCAGGAAGCTGCCTTACGTATGCTAATGAATAACCTTGACCCTGAGGTGGCCGAAAAGCCCGATGACCTGATTGTGTATGGCGGGGGCGGAAAAGCTGCACGAAATTGGGAATCATATCACAAAATTACTGAGACCCTGAAGCGCCTTGAAGATGATGAGACTATGCTGGTGCAGAGTGGTAAGCCGGTAGGCGTTTTTCAAACCCACGAAGAAGCACCACGTGTGCTTATTGCCAACGCTCATTTAGTACCTAACTGGGCCAACTGGGATGAGTTTCGCCGCCTCGACAAGATGGGGCTTACCATGTATGGACAAATGACTGCCGGATCATGGATCTATATTGGCACACAGGGCATTTTGCAGGGCACCTACGAGACTTTTGCTGAGTGCGCCCGACAGAAATTTGATGGCACATTGCAGGGACAGCTGGTAGTAACAGCCGGACTTGGCGGTATGGGCGGCGCGCAGCCCCTTGCCGCTACGATGAACGGGGCCGCTTTTATTGGTATTGAGGTGGATGAACATCGCATCGATCGCCGTGTGGAAACGGGCTACTGTGACATCAAATGTACCAATCTGGATGAAGCCATTGAGAAAGCACTGGATGCCAAGGAAAAAGGCGAAGCACTCTCTATTGGTTTATTGGGTAATGTGGCTGAAGTGTTGCCAAAAATGGTGGATAAAGGTGTGATTCCCGACGTGTTAACTGATCAAACTTCGGCGCATGACTTAAAACTGGGATATATACCGGTTGGCTATACGCTGGATGAGGCAGAAGAGAAAAGAGAATCCGATCCCGAAGGTTATCAATCCGATGTACTGGATTCGATGGAGACCCATGTATCAACAATGTTAAAAATGCAGGATGAAGGGGCAATTACTTTTGATTACGGCAACAATCTTCGCGGACAGGTCGCTGATCATCGGGGAATGGAAGAAGCTTTTAACTTTCCTGGCTTTGTACCGGCCTTTATCCGTCCGCTGTTCTGCCGCGGATCAGGCCCGTTCCGTTGGGCTGCGCTATCCGGCAATCCTGAAGACATCTATACAACAGATCAAGCGGTATTGGAAGCTTTTCCAGAAAAGGAATCACTCAACCGTTGGATCCACAAAGCCCAAGACCAAGTGCAGTTCCAAGGACTGCCATCTCGTATTTGCTGGCTGGAGTATGGTGAACGTGCGGAGATGGGTGTAAAATTCAACTGGTTGGTGAAGAAAGGAAAAGTAGATGCTCCGTTGGTAATCGGCCGTGATCATCTGGATACCGGATCAGTCGCTTCTCCTAACAGAGAAACCGAAGGTATGAAAGATGGTTCCGATGCAATTGCCGACTGGCCGCTGCTTAATGCCATGCTCAATACTGCTAGTGGAGCCAGTTGGGTATCGTTGCATCACGGTGGTGGCGTGGGAATTGGCTACTCCATTCATGCTGGGATGGTGTGTGTGGCTGACGGAACAGAAATGGCCGACGAACGATTGGAGCGTGTGTTGACCAATGATCCGGGTAGTGGCGTTATGCGTCATGCGGATGCCGGATACGACGAAGCCATTAAAACCGCCAAAGAGCGCGGCGTGGATCTACCTATGGTGGAGTAG
- a CDS encoding adenylate/guanylate cyclase domain-containing protein, giving the protein MTNDFQAEKWEATILFCDIRNFTKLFDEEDPLEAVQFANSVLAELGEEVEKKGGKVDRFTGDGFMAHFGIINGSTNHVEDACKTALKMRSTLQHINTARYLDVQQVVSAGIGIHTGTVAHGEISTKQIKQTTVLGDVVNTTARIERLTKYFSVDILLSYESYKRVEKDFQFKEMAPQRIQGKENEIATYWLLPMNDLDD; this is encoded by the coding sequence ATGACTAACGATTTCCAAGCTGAAAAATGGGAGGCAACCATCTTATTTTGTGATATACGAAACTTTACCAAGCTGTTTGATGAGGAGGATCCCCTGGAAGCGGTACAATTTGCTAACTCCGTGTTGGCAGAGTTGGGAGAAGAGGTAGAAAAGAAGGGTGGGAAAGTAGATCGGTTTACCGGGGATGGATTTATGGCTCATTTTGGTATTATAAATGGTAGTACTAACCATGTGGAAGATGCTTGTAAAACTGCATTAAAAATGCGTAGTACGCTTCAACATATTAACACTGCCCGTTATTTAGATGTGCAGCAGGTTGTATCGGCAGGCATTGGGATACATACCGGTACCGTAGCACATGGTGAAATATCGACGAAACAGATTAAGCAAACGACGGTACTGGGAGATGTTGTTAATACTACTGCCCGTATTGAACGATTGACTAAATATTTTTCGGTGGATATTCTACTTTCTTACGAAAGTTATAAACGAGTAGAAAAAGATTTTCAGTTTAAGGAAATGGCGCCACAACGAATTCAGGGAAAGGAAAACGAAATTGCAACGTATTGGTTGCTTCCTATGAATGATCTAGATGATTAA
- a CDS encoding class I SAM-dependent methyltransferase: MSVTICTLCGNTDVHLFYRDTTEHYNSDYYQCQNCRLIFAPPKDQPSAQEELARYETHENDPEDEDYRNFLSQLFDPLNNLLEPKSKGLDFGSGPGPTLNIIFEEHGHEVNIYDPFYADDESVFNTRYDFITATEVVEHLFYPGKEFKRLWDCLRPGGYLGIMTKIAKDDKSFFADWHYRMDETHVTFYTKQTFQWIADKWGASVTCPGDRVIIFQKQE; this comes from the coding sequence ATGTCCGTAACGATCTGCACCTTATGTGGCAATACTGATGTTCATCTTTTTTATCGAGATACTACTGAACACTATAACAGTGATTACTACCAGTGCCAGAACTGCAGATTAATCTTTGCCCCGCCTAAAGATCAACCTTCTGCGCAAGAGGAACTTGCCCGGTATGAAACCCATGAAAATGATCCCGAGGATGAAGATTATCGCAATTTTCTGAGCCAACTTTTTGATCCGCTAAACAACTTGCTTGAACCGAAGAGCAAAGGACTCGACTTCGGCTCAGGCCCGGGACCAACACTTAATATTATATTTGAAGAGCACGGACATGAGGTTAATATCTACGATCCCTTTTATGCAGATGATGAATCGGTATTCAATACGAGATATGATTTTATAACTGCTACTGAAGTAGTTGAACATCTCTTTTATCCAGGTAAAGAATTCAAAAGACTTTGGGATTGCTTAAGGCCCGGGGGGTATTTAGGAATCATGACAAAAATTGCTAAAGATGATAAATCTTTCTTTGCAGATTGGCACTACCGGATGGATGAAACGCATGTCACCTTTTATACCAAACAAACATTCCAGTGGATAGCTGATAAATGGGGAGCTTCAGTAACATGTCCGGGAGATCGGGTTATCATTTTCCAAAAACAAGAGTAG
- a CDS encoding type 1 glutamine amidotransferase domain-containing protein, translating to MKILFVLTSHDELGNTGKKTGFWIEEFASPYYVFEDEGADITLASPQGGQPPIDPSSDTADAQTEATKRFKNDKELQQKLAETQKLSNVNEADFDAVFYPGGHGPLWDLAEDDDSINLIESFNKANKPVGFVCHAPAALKKVNGTDEEPLVKGRKVTGFSNEEEEAVGLTEVVPFKVEDMLTENGGIYSKADSWESYALEDGNLITGQNPASSELVAKKMLSQLK from the coding sequence ATGAAGATCTTATTTGTATTAACATCGCACGACGAATTGGGAAATACAGGAAAGAAAACGGGTTTCTGGATCGAAGAATTTGCCAGTCCCTATTATGTTTTTGAGGATGAAGGAGCGGATATTACACTTGCATCTCCACAAGGAGGTCAGCCGCCTATAGATCCCAGCAGTGATACCGCAGATGCTCAAACAGAAGCAACAAAGCGGTTTAAAAATGATAAAGAACTCCAGCAAAAGCTGGCGGAGACCCAAAAGCTGTCGAACGTCAATGAGGCGGATTTTGATGCGGTATTTTATCCCGGTGGGCACGGACCACTTTGGGATTTGGCAGAAGATGATGATTCCATCAACCTGATTGAATCGTTCAACAAAGCAAATAAACCGGTTGGTTTTGTTTGCCACGCCCCCGCAGCTTTAAAGAAGGTTAACGGAACGGATGAGGAGCCCCTGGTGAAAGGGAGAAAGGTTACCGGCTTTTCAAACGAAGAGGAAGAAGCTGTCGGCCTTACCGAGGTTGTCCCCTTTAAAGTGGAAGATATGCTCACCGAAAATGGCGGTATATATAGTAAAGCTGATTCTTGGGAGAGTTATGCCTTGGAAGATGGAAATTTAATTACAGGGCAGAATCCAGCATCATCAGAATTAGTTGCCAAAAAAATGTTGAGCCAGCTTAAATAG
- a CDS encoding MFS transporter, producing the protein MSNSIPKRILPVIVLAQFAGTSLWFAGNAVIPDLVQELQLTDMAIGYITSAVQVGFIAGTLLFAFLSVADRISPSKVFLGCAITGAACNVATVYSDTFLLLMVSRFGTGFFLAGIYPVGMKIASDWHKEGLGKALGYLVGALVLGTAFPHLIKYFSADLPWKIILFATSAFSGFGGILLYVAVPDGPHQGKKGEFRPTVIFQLFKNPNFRSAAFGYFGHMWELYTFWAFVPIMVGFYKEINTEFFGSIPLWSFVIIGIGGISCAIGGYWAIRSSSKKVALASLIGSGFCCLLVPVMFELPFYLFMGFLLGWGLFVVSDSPQFSTLVAQSADRDYVATGLTIVNSIGFAITIVSIQLVNLMWISWQSPFVFLVMAIGPLLGAISIMQYGVSGKRDETKAVT; encoded by the coding sequence ATGTCTAATTCTATCCCCAAACGTATTCTCCCTGTTATTGTGTTGGCCCAGTTTGCCGGAACTTCGCTCTGGTTTGCTGGTAATGCAGTAATACCGGATCTGGTACAAGAGCTTCAACTTACCGACATGGCCATAGGTTATATCACCTCAGCGGTACAAGTTGGATTTATTGCCGGCACCTTGCTTTTTGCATTTTTAAGTGTGGCCGATCGTATTTCTCCAAGTAAAGTTTTCCTGGGATGTGCGATTACAGGCGCCGCCTGCAATGTAGCCACCGTTTATAGTGATACTTTTTTGTTATTAATGGTCAGTCGATTTGGGACGGGATTCTTTTTAGCCGGTATTTACCCGGTGGGCATGAAGATCGCCTCGGACTGGCACAAAGAGGGACTTGGAAAAGCATTGGGCTATCTGGTGGGCGCACTTGTTTTAGGAACAGCTTTTCCTCACTTGATAAAATATTTTAGTGCTGATTTGCCGTGGAAGATTATTTTATTTGCGACATCAGCATTTTCTGGTTTTGGGGGTATCTTGCTTTATGTAGCTGTACCGGATGGCCCGCATCAAGGTAAAAAGGGAGAGTTTAGACCGACGGTGATATTTCAGTTATTTAAAAATCCTAACTTCAGGTCTGCGGCATTTGGTTACTTTGGACATATGTGGGAACTGTACACCTTTTGGGCCTTTGTACCGATAATGGTGGGATTTTATAAGGAAATAAACACCGAATTTTTTGGGAGTATCCCCCTCTGGTCCTTTGTCATTATTGGGATAGGAGGTATAAGTTGTGCAATAGGTGGATACTGGGCGATCAGATCGAGTAGTAAGAAAGTAGCATTAGCTTCATTGATTGGCTCGGGGTTTTGCTGCTTGTTGGTGCCTGTGATGTTCGAGCTTCCGTTCTATCTTTTTATGGGATTCTTACTGGGTTGGGGGCTTTTTGTCGTTTCGGATTCTCCCCAATTTTCAACGCTTGTAGCCCAGTCAGCCGATCGTGATTATGTAGCAACAGGCTTGACTATCGTCAATAGTATTGGCTTTGCTATTACAATCGTGAGCATCCAGTTGGTAAACTTGATGTGGATCAGTTGGCAGAGTCCTTTTGTATTTTTGGTTATGGCAATAGGGCCGTTATTGGGAGCAATTTCGATTATGCAATACGGAGTGTCTGGGAAAAGGGATGAAACTAAAGCGGTGACTTAA
- a CDS encoding NADP-dependent oxidoreductase — MNKVIELRSRPVGEPTLSDFNFEETEKPTASDGEILLKTEYVSVDPYLRGRMSDADSYVEPFELDKPISSAIVAKVVSSKNKRFDEGDYITAELDWKEYQLSDGKNVRKIDPNAAPLSANLGILGMTGITAYIGLTEIGQLKEGETLVVSGAAGAVGSVVGQIGKIKGCHVVGIAGSDEKIELLKSKFGFDEGINYKKTEAMGEAIAQASPDGVDVYFDNVAGRISDGVYQNMADFGRIVNCGAIALYNATEMPTGPRVEPMLIKKRVSMQGFIVGDHQDKFTEAVKQLGKWLGEGQLEYSETVVEGFENIPQAFLDLFEGKNKGKMIVKV; from the coding sequence ATGAATAAGGTAATAGAACTTAGAAGCAGACCGGTAGGTGAGCCTACCCTCTCAGACTTTAACTTTGAAGAAACTGAAAAACCAACCGCCTCAGATGGTGAGATTCTACTGAAGACCGAATATGTTTCAGTGGATCCGTATCTGCGAGGACGAATGAGTGATGCTGATTCTTATGTAGAACCATTCGAATTGGACAAGCCGATCAGCTCAGCTATAGTAGCAAAGGTAGTATCAAGCAAGAATAAGAGGTTTGATGAAGGTGATTATATAACAGCTGAACTAGATTGGAAAGAATATCAGCTATCGGATGGTAAAAATGTAAGAAAGATAGATCCCAATGCAGCCCCGCTTTCTGCAAATCTTGGAATTTTGGGGATGACCGGAATAACTGCCTACATCGGCCTGACAGAAATAGGACAGCTGAAAGAAGGCGAAACATTAGTTGTTTCTGGTGCTGCTGGTGCCGTGGGAAGTGTTGTTGGGCAGATTGGTAAGATTAAGGGTTGTCATGTAGTAGGTATTGCAGGCTCCGATGAGAAGATAGAGCTCTTGAAATCTAAATTCGGATTTGATGAAGGGATTAACTATAAAAAAACAGAAGCCATGGGCGAAGCTATTGCTCAAGCATCTCCTGATGGGGTGGATGTTTATTTTGATAATGTGGCTGGCCGAATCTCAGATGGGGTGTATCAAAATATGGCTGATTTTGGTCGGATCGTTAATTGTGGAGCTATCGCGCTGTACAATGCAACCGAAATGCCCACCGGTCCCCGAGTAGAACCGATGCTTATTAAAAAGCGTGTTTCCATGCAGGGCTTCATTGTTGGCGATCACCAAGATAAGTTTACGGAAGCTGTAAAACAGTTAGGGAAATGGCTCGGAGAGGGACAATTAGAATACTCAGAGACGGTCGTAGAAGGATTTGAAAATATACCCCAGGCCTTTTTGGATTTATTTGAAGGGAAGAACAAAGGAAAGATGATCGTCAAAGTTTAA
- a CDS encoding TetR/AcrR family transcriptional regulator: MTDKNTDKRTDLLLATLNLVSNRGFHNAPMAKIAQIADVSAGTIYNYFSNKQDLVDSLYLYVKEQFTSAAFRDYDQKMAVKEGMQIIWFNMIEYKMSNQKQANFLSQCENSQIISEGVRERGLQHLQPLLELWKRGQEEGYIRDVSPYLLYAYAVYPLSFFVAVEKRDEFHLTQEMQEHSFEMVWSAISST, encoded by the coding sequence ATGACAGATAAAAATACCGACAAACGCACTGATTTGTTATTAGCTACTTTGAACCTTGTAAGTAATCGTGGATTTCATAATGCCCCGATGGCTAAAATTGCCCAAATCGCTGATGTATCGGCCGGGACTATCTACAATTACTTCAGTAATAAGCAGGATCTTGTTGATAGTCTTTATCTGTACGTTAAAGAACAGTTTACCAGTGCAGCATTTCGGGATTACGATCAAAAAATGGCTGTTAAAGAAGGGATGCAGATTATTTGGTTTAATATGATTGAATATAAAATGTCGAATCAAAAGCAGGCAAATTTTTTGTCACAGTGTGAGAACTCTCAGATTATATCAGAGGGAGTGCGCGAAAGGGGACTACAACATTTACAACCATTGCTAGAGCTTTGGAAGCGCGGTCAAGAAGAAGGGTATATCAGGGACGTTTCTCCCTACTTGTTATATGCATATGCCGTTTATCCTCTGTCCTTTTTTGTGGCAGTTGAAAAACGCGATGAATTTCATTTAACCCAAGAAATGCAAGAACACTCCTTTGAGATGGTTTGGAGTGCCATTTCATCAACGTAA
- the hutH gene encoding histidine ammonia-lyase: protein MIRLEQLYSDLADSIESLKDDPSTVQQSRQVVEEALDRDEPMYGINTGFGALANKRVGQEELKQLQRNLILSHSVGVGDLIPKEISRLMLQIKIHSLGLGNSGISEETFNRLIYFSDHDLIPAMPEKGSVGASGDLAPLAHMSLPLLGYGLFWNEEGTDTIPAEKVLNDHDLDPIDLQPKDGLSLINGTQLMSAYGAYVLEKSLSLMKAADLIAAMSLEALQGSIKPFDERIHEIRPHKGQQKVATNVRELLVKSEILESHRNCGKVQDPYCLRCVPQVHGASRDGLRYSCETIETELNSVTDNPLVFGNGDIISGGNFHGQPLALALDHAKIALAEFASISERRTYLLLEGHDGLPELLMEETGINSGFMIPQYTSASLVSENKVLCHPSSVDSIPTSLGQEDHVSMGSISALKLLEVYQNVEHVLAIELFTAAQALDFRKPLRPGRGVEIAHNYVRDAIPHAKKDHYFKDDINTAVELLQNRSMVREVEKELVDLI, encoded by the coding sequence ATGATTAGATTAGAACAGTTGTATTCCGACCTTGCAGATAGTATTGAAAGCCTGAAAGATGACCCCTCTACGGTACAGCAGTCTCGTCAAGTCGTAGAAGAAGCCCTTGATCGTGACGAGCCGATGTACGGGATAAATACCGGTTTTGGCGCGCTGGCTAATAAGCGCGTGGGTCAAGAGGAGCTCAAGCAGTTGCAGCGAAATCTAATTCTTTCCCATTCGGTTGGGGTTGGCGATCTTATTCCCAAAGAGATTTCACGACTGATGCTGCAGATCAAAATCCATTCGTTGGGGTTGGGTAATTCTGGAATATCTGAAGAAACTTTTAATCGGCTTATCTATTTTTCTGATCATGATTTGATCCCTGCCATGCCCGAAAAGGGAAGCGTAGGTGCCTCGGGTGATTTAGCTCCACTGGCACATATGTCGCTGCCGTTGCTGGGCTACGGATTGTTTTGGAATGAGGAAGGTACTGATACTATCCCCGCCGAAAAGGTACTCAACGATCATGACCTCGATCCCATTGACCTGCAACCCAAAGATGGGCTTTCCCTCATTAACGGCACGCAGCTGATGAGTGCCTACGGTGCTTATGTGCTCGAAAAATCACTCAGCCTGATGAAAGCAGCTGACCTGATTGCCGCCATGAGCCTGGAAGCTTTGCAGGGGAGCATCAAGCCGTTTGATGAGCGCATCCACGAAATTCGTCCCCATAAGGGACAGCAAAAAGTGGCTACAAATGTGCGTGAACTGTTAGTAAAAAGTGAAATACTGGAATCGCACCGAAATTGTGGGAAAGTGCAGGATCCGTATTGCCTGCGATGTGTTCCACAAGTACACGGGGCCAGCCGTGATGGACTGCGGTATAGCTGCGAAACAATTGAAACCGAATTGAACTCGGTAACTGATAACCCATTGGTATTTGGGAATGGAGATATTATTAGCGGCGGTAATTTTCACGGTCAGCCGCTGGCGCTGGCACTGGATCACGCTAAAATTGCGCTGGCTGAGTTTGCCAGTATCTCTGAGCGGCGAACCTATTTGTTGTTGGAGGGACATGATGGACTGCCCGAATTGCTGATGGAAGAGACAGGCATTAATTCTGGATTTATGATTCCACAATACACCTCGGCCTCACTTGTATCTGAAAATAAAGTGTTATGTCATCCTTCGTCGGTGGATTCTATTCCTACTAGCTTGGGACAGGAAGATCACGTTAGTATGGGAAGCATCAGCGCATTAAAACTACTGGAAGTGTATCAAAATGTGGAGCATGTACTGGCTATTGAGTTGTTTACCGCTGCTCAGGCATTGGATTTTAGAAAGCCATTACGTCCAGGGCGCGGCGTTGAAATAGCCCATAACTATGTGCGTGACGCAATACCACATGCTAAGAAAGATCACTATTTTAAAGATGACATTAATACAGCAGTAGAATTATTGCAGAATCGGAGCATGGTTAGAGAAGTTGAAAAAGAGCTGGTAGATTTGATATAG